From Cognatishimia activa, one genomic window encodes:
- a CDS encoding NAD(P)/FAD-dependent oxidoreductase, whose translation MTETGVVIVGAGQAGCSAAVKLRNLGYDKPITLIGEEPHPPYQRPPLSKAYLLGEMSRERLFLRPESYYAEHNISLRLGAEVSELSAKDRTLVCGGETLSFEHVILTTGSTPRRLPEAIGGTLSGTHTIRGISDIDAIAPEFDSGRRLVIIGGGYIGLEVAAVAAKLELEVTLIEAAPRILQRVAAPETADFFRDLHQSKGVRILENTQLARVTGTEKVEGVELANGEEIPADFVVFGIGITPNTKLAEQAGLEVLNGIVTDNKGRTSDPRIWAAGDCATLPFKGTQIRLESVGNAINQAEIIAANIAGTETVYEPKPWFWSDQYDVKLQIAGLNAGYDQTISREGTNGVLSIWYYRDNALIAVDAMNDPRTYMVAKRLIESGKSPTPEVIRNPETDLKALLKA comes from the coding sequence ATGACGGAAACTGGTGTCGTTATCGTAGGCGCAGGACAAGCTGGCTGCTCCGCAGCGGTCAAGCTGCGAAATCTGGGATATGACAAACCAATCACACTGATTGGTGAAGAACCCCATCCACCCTATCAACGCCCACCGCTGTCCAAGGCATACCTATTGGGTGAAATGTCGCGCGAGCGCCTGTTCTTACGTCCAGAGTCCTACTACGCAGAACACAACATCTCCCTGCGCCTCGGCGCAGAAGTTTCCGAGCTTTCCGCCAAAGACCGCACCCTGGTCTGCGGCGGGGAAACACTGAGCTTTGAGCATGTGATCCTCACTACTGGTTCCACACCACGGCGCCTACCAGAAGCCATTGGTGGCACACTTTCCGGCACGCATACTATCCGCGGGATCTCTGACATTGACGCCATTGCCCCAGAATTCGATTCAGGCCGCCGTCTGGTCATCATTGGCGGTGGCTACATTGGTTTGGAAGTGGCCGCCGTAGCGGCGAAGCTTGAGCTTGAAGTTACGCTGATCGAAGCCGCCCCCCGCATCTTACAGCGGGTTGCGGCACCTGAAACTGCTGATTTCTTCCGGGATCTGCATCAGTCCAAAGGCGTACGTATTCTGGAAAACACGCAGCTAGCGCGTGTTACAGGAACGGAAAAGGTAGAAGGTGTTGAACTCGCAAATGGCGAAGAGATCCCAGCTGATTTTGTGGTCTTCGGCATCGGGATCACGCCAAACACTAAGCTGGCAGAACAAGCGGGTCTTGAGGTGCTGAATGGTATTGTCACTGACAACAAGGGCCGCACATCTGATCCACGAATCTGGGCCGCAGGCGACTGTGCCACCTTGCCTTTTAAAGGCACTCAAATTCGTCTCGAAAGCGTCGGAAACGCCATCAATCAGGCCGAAATTATTGCCGCCAATATTGCAGGTACTGAAACTGTCTATGAGCCAAAACCCTGGTTCTGGTCGGACCAGTACGACGTAAAGCTGCAGATCGCGGGGCTGAACGCAGGCTATGACCAGACCATATCCCGCGAGGGTACCAATGGTGTGCTGTCAATTTGGTATTACCGAGACAACGCCCTGATCGCTGTCGACGCCATGAATGATCCGCGAACCTACATGGTCGCGAAACGATTGATTGAAAGTGGCAAATCTCCGACTCCCGAAGTGATCCGCAACCCAGAGACCGACCTCAAGGCGTTGCTGAAGGCGTAA
- a CDS encoding GlxA family transcriptional regulator translates to MAPNSKATFGGENVSIAAKACLKRHFRFLLLPGANMLDFSAAIEPLRIVNSLRAAPEYTWSIVSENGQPITLSNGISLPVDGALLDTDAADVVVVCSGEAGFLDADPKTLQWLRKHARFGGAVAALATGAFTLARAGLAKSAKLTLHWAQIPVFEEIFPDLECMSYRSVSEGTLSYCAGGSACLDLTLQVIQEDFDHATAQRVAEFCLHDFDCDVSRTQRITIAKRVGGRHPAITNIVQKMEESIHTAPLLEDLIGGENISRRQVERLFKRYLGTTPSQYFRNLRLDRARCLLLGTDMSIMEVAIATGFSGYTSFSKLYRKRFGERPSSDRGGKISGNGMAL, encoded by the coding sequence TTGGCCCCAAATTCCAAGGCAACCTTCGGCGGCGAAAATGTTTCGATCGCGGCTAAAGCATGCCTAAAACGCCACTTCCGCTTTCTCCTTTTGCCCGGTGCCAATATGCTGGACTTTTCCGCGGCAATTGAACCGCTGCGCATTGTGAATTCGCTGCGCGCTGCACCAGAATATACTTGGTCTATCGTATCTGAAAACGGGCAGCCGATAACACTTTCAAATGGGATTTCATTACCCGTTGACGGCGCTCTGCTTGATACCGACGCTGCGGATGTTGTCGTCGTTTGTTCTGGCGAAGCTGGCTTTCTGGACGCTGATCCCAAAACGTTGCAGTGGCTGCGCAAGCATGCTCGATTTGGAGGGGCGGTTGCAGCTTTAGCCACCGGCGCGTTTACACTGGCTCGAGCCGGGCTTGCAAAAAGTGCAAAGTTGACACTGCATTGGGCGCAAATCCCGGTCTTTGAAGAAATCTTCCCGGATTTGGAATGCATGAGCTACCGGTCTGTTTCCGAAGGGACATTGTCCTATTGCGCAGGCGGAAGCGCGTGTCTCGACCTGACGCTTCAAGTGATTCAGGAAGACTTCGACCACGCAACGGCGCAACGCGTCGCGGAATTCTGTTTGCACGATTTTGATTGTGACGTCAGCCGAACTCAAAGGATTACGATTGCAAAACGGGTCGGCGGCCGACATCCAGCCATCACCAACATTGTTCAGAAAATGGAAGAGTCCATACATACAGCCCCTCTGCTGGAGGATCTTATCGGAGGCGAGAATATATCTCGTCGACAGGTTGAGCGTCTATTCAAACGATACCTTGGAACCACGCCGTCGCAGTACTTTCGAAACTTAAGACTTGATCGTGCTCGCTGTCTTTTGCTGGGCACGGATATGTCGATCATGGAAGTGGCCATCGCAACTGGGTTTTCCGGATATACTAGCTTTTCGAAACTTTATCGAAAGCGTTTTGGTGAACGCCCCTCCTCAGACCGCGGAGGCAAAATAAGCGGTAACGGAATGGCGCTTTAG
- a CDS encoding LysR substrate-binding domain-containing protein: protein MAIHKLPPLHALHVFETVARLGGVRAAAAELNVTPPAVSHQLDKLEGFLGAPLFIRRGRNLVLTDRARDYLTEVRPSLEAIGRATSVATQESQREVLTIAAPPTLTTMWLMPKLIGFSEQFPEYDIRLLDRMTFNPDERSIDIAIEYRFEPDPDLVSVQFLPDELVPLASASYVAMKDITSLEDLNGATLIETERRLTSWKKILAGRSWLKHQRFFSVSYSLHAFEAAARGIGVALGNRANADRMLAEGRLCIPFELPSDSLPPAPRYFLSAVSHRKRQPRVQAFWDWIMNETQREL, encoded by the coding sequence ATGGCGATTCACAAACTTCCCCCGCTGCATGCCCTGCATGTTTTTGAGACGGTGGCCCGGCTTGGGGGCGTTCGCGCGGCTGCGGCTGAATTGAATGTCACTCCACCAGCGGTCAGTCACCAACTTGATAAGCTCGAGGGCTTTCTGGGTGCCCCACTTTTTATTCGCAGAGGCCGGAATCTCGTGCTGACAGACAGGGCGCGGGATTACCTGACTGAAGTGCGCCCCAGTTTGGAAGCGATTGGACGCGCGACGTCTGTTGCCACCCAGGAATCCCAGCGCGAAGTTCTGACAATTGCGGCGCCCCCTACGCTGACCACGATGTGGCTGATGCCCAAGCTCATAGGTTTTTCTGAGCAGTTTCCAGAATACGACATTCGTCTTCTGGATCGGATGACCTTCAATCCTGATGAACGCAGTATCGATATCGCTATAGAATACCGGTTTGAGCCCGACCCCGATCTTGTCTCTGTACAGTTTTTGCCTGATGAACTGGTCCCGCTTGCCAGCGCAAGTTATGTCGCCATGAAAGACATCACGTCTCTGGAAGATCTCAATGGTGCGACATTGATTGAAACAGAAAGGCGACTGACCTCTTGGAAGAAAATTCTGGCAGGACGGAGCTGGCTTAAGCATCAACGGTTCTTCTCTGTCAGTTATTCATTGCATGCATTTGAAGCTGCAGCGCGTGGTATCGGCGTTGCCTTGGGTAACCGCGCAAATGCCGACCGAATGTTGGCTGAAGGGCGACTGTGTATTCCATTTGAACTCCCTTCAGATTCTTTGCCGCCAGCGCCTCGTTATTTCCTGAGCGCTGTGTCACACCGAAAACGCCAGCCAAGAGTTCAGGCCTTCTGGGACTGGATAATGAACGAAACGCAGCGAGAGCTCTAA
- a CDS encoding CaiB/BaiF CoA transferase family protein, with the protein MKPLKDILVVSIEQALAAPLCTARLAEAGARIIKIERAEGDFARGYDEAAKGTSSYFAWTNQGKESLSLDFRTAEDAALLDKIISKADVFIQNLAPGAIARAGFGSAKLRKKYPHLITVDITGYGESDAVKHLKAYDFLIQAETGLTGISGGANEMGRIGVSICDIGAGMTCHAAVLEALMRREKGGEGAAIAVSLFDVAADWMSVPLIHGEYGKGAPKRVGLRHPSMAPYGAFETSDGALTLIAIQNEREWQKFCQEVLCSNVAGADPRFDSNNNRVINRDALEALISAVSRDLTLDEFRSRLAAANIAFGGVNSVDDLGQHPALRRREVLTEESEVVSIPAAPIRWMDAEDSAPLAKAPAINQHGAALRAEFT; encoded by the coding sequence ATGAAACCGCTCAAAGACATTCTTGTGGTCTCAATTGAACAGGCCCTTGCCGCGCCGCTCTGTACTGCAAGGCTGGCAGAGGCAGGCGCTCGCATCATCAAAATCGAACGCGCTGAAGGAGACTTTGCGCGCGGATATGACGAGGCCGCGAAAGGCACCAGTTCCTATTTTGCCTGGACCAACCAAGGCAAGGAATCGCTGTCATTAGATTTCCGCACCGCTGAAGACGCAGCTTTGTTGGACAAGATTATCTCGAAGGCGGATGTATTCATTCAAAACCTGGCACCTGGCGCTATTGCCCGCGCGGGTTTTGGCTCCGCCAAACTGCGCAAAAAATACCCGCACCTCATTACTGTCGACATTACCGGTTACGGCGAGAGCGATGCAGTCAAACACCTGAAGGCCTACGACTTCCTAATTCAAGCGGAAACCGGGCTAACGGGCATCAGTGGCGGTGCAAATGAAATGGGCCGTATTGGAGTTTCCATTTGTGACATCGGTGCAGGCATGACTTGTCACGCTGCGGTTCTCGAAGCCTTGATGCGACGCGAAAAGGGCGGCGAAGGCGCTGCAATCGCTGTGTCTCTCTTTGACGTGGCTGCAGATTGGATGAGCGTACCGCTAATTCATGGTGAATACGGCAAGGGCGCGCCGAAACGCGTCGGATTGCGGCATCCGAGCATGGCTCCCTATGGTGCCTTTGAAACAAGCGATGGTGCCCTTACTCTGATTGCCATTCAGAATGAACGCGAGTGGCAAAAATTCTGTCAGGAAGTTCTGTGTTCTAACGTGGCAGGTGCAGATCCCCGGTTTGACTCTAACAACAACAGGGTCATCAACCGAGACGCGCTGGAGGCTTTGATCTCTGCCGTGTCGCGCGATCTAACGCTGGATGAATTCCGCAGCCGCCTCGCTGCTGCAAATATCGCCTTCGGTGGTGTCAACAGCGTTGATGATCTGGGGCAGCACCCAGCTCTGCGCCGTCGCGAAGTTCTGACCGAAGAAAGCGAAGTTGTCTCTATCCCTGCCGCCCCTATTCGCTGGATGGATGCGGAAGACTCTGCGCCATTGGCCAAGGCTCCCGCCATTAACCAACACGGCGCTGCTCTACGCGCCGAATTCACATAA
- a CDS encoding FAS1-like dehydratase domain-containing protein, whose product MSQDVSAWIGRSETLNDTLHEQPARFMQTTIGRDATLQDGDALPPLWHWLYFLEAKPLGELGRDGHPRKGGFLPPVSLPRRMWAGGRFEFHAEAPIGAKVSKRSTIKNISEKNGRSGALCFVTVLHQLFLEDGTLILTEEHDIVYREDPHPDAPKPTLPQAPTDAEISEIVNPSQVMLFRYSALTFNGHRIHYDVDYARSVEGYDGLVFHGPLTATFLVDLAARTLGKAPKTFEFRGLSPIADLQPFHIEGNRDGHTMHLWARRHDGVKSMQATANF is encoded by the coding sequence ATGTCGCAAGATGTATCGGCATGGATCGGTCGGTCCGAAACTCTGAATGACACGCTTCATGAGCAACCAGCCCGTTTTATGCAGACCACCATCGGTCGCGACGCGACTCTTCAAGATGGTGATGCGCTGCCGCCACTGTGGCATTGGCTTTACTTCCTTGAAGCCAAGCCACTTGGCGAACTGGGCCGCGATGGTCACCCAAGAAAGGGCGGCTTCCTGCCGCCCGTCTCCCTGCCCCGCCGAATGTGGGCAGGTGGTCGTTTTGAGTTTCATGCCGAAGCCCCCATTGGCGCAAAGGTCTCCAAGCGCTCTACGATCAAAAACATCTCTGAGAAAAACGGGCGAAGCGGTGCCCTGTGTTTCGTGACTGTGCTGCACCAGCTGTTCCTTGAGGACGGCACTCTGATACTGACAGAAGAGCATGACATCGTTTATCGCGAAGACCCGCATCCAGATGCTCCAAAGCCCACCCTGCCACAGGCACCAACCGATGCGGAAATTTCAGAAATCGTAAACCCGTCTCAGGTCATGCTATTTCGTTATTCCGCTCTGACATTCAACGGTCATCGGATTCACTATGACGTAGATTATGCCCGGTCAGTCGAAGGGTATGACGGACTTGTTTTCCACGGCCCGCTGACAGCAACCTTCCTGGTTGACCTGGCTGCGCGGACACTTGGTAAAGCTCCAAAGACGTTTGAATTTAGGGGTTTGTCACCGATCGCCGATCTTCAACCGTTCCACATTGAAGGCAACCGGGATGGCCACACGATGCACCTGTGGGCTCGACGCCACGATGGTGTCAAATCCATGCAAGCAACAGCAAATTTCTGA
- a CDS encoding MmgE/PrpD family protein has protein sequence MPDTSVGNNTMAKPNVLNFSERLSEWATQDDLGVDQHVKEQARFTLIDTLSCMVLGASERQAVAASEAMLFGLRQGSVPPVGGGEMLSITGAALSNGARAAALDFDDYELSGSSHASAPVLSALLSLAHKVPLTIDQMSDAWIVGYETIIWMGKALGYGHYDIGWHSTSTLGPIGTAAAVSKAMGLSSRQMSNAMALAASSSSGLLTQIGYDAKALHTGLAAEAGLRAALLGRADATGNCNLWDSEFGFTKVYGTPESIGFREMMKTMELGQAVNQYPVVRKLWPSCAYTQRAIHGAIALSDQIDNTDDVDSITIRMAAPFHRVAGFGVPNNDAEARFSVRYCIAVGLTEGKVLPEDFGLQGFNNPDRRALTETIKLDLYDLPKGDTGDIGPTTPEKITIEFKDGRVIEQEMTFVPGGHAMPMSEADLMQKVSACGCSVDTAQAYLTAPGDLPFMDSRLLDQISPAMKGKP, from the coding sequence ATGCCTGATACCTCTGTCGGGAATAACACCATGGCGAAACCAAATGTTCTGAACTTTTCCGAACGTCTTTCTGAATGGGCCACCCAAGACGATCTGGGTGTCGATCAGCATGTCAAGGAACAGGCTAGATTTACATTAATCGATACTCTGTCCTGCATGGTTCTTGGCGCCTCTGAGCGGCAAGCCGTTGCAGCATCCGAGGCAATGCTATTTGGCTTGCGACAGGGCTCTGTTCCGCCTGTGGGCGGGGGAGAGATGCTGTCTATCACCGGCGCGGCATTGTCCAACGGCGCACGCGCTGCAGCGCTGGATTTCGACGACTACGAGCTATCAGGTTCCAGCCACGCAAGCGCCCCGGTGCTGAGCGCGCTGCTCAGCCTGGCCCACAAGGTGCCTTTGACAATTGACCAGATGAGCGATGCATGGATTGTCGGGTATGAAACCATCATTTGGATGGGCAAAGCTTTGGGCTATGGCCACTACGACATTGGCTGGCATTCGACCTCCACCCTGGGACCGATCGGGACTGCGGCTGCGGTCTCTAAGGCAATGGGCCTCTCGTCACGCCAAATGTCGAACGCCATGGCTTTGGCCGCCTCTTCTTCCTCTGGCTTGCTGACCCAAATTGGCTATGACGCGAAGGCTCTGCACACAGGGCTTGCGGCTGAGGCCGGGCTACGTGCCGCGCTATTGGGTCGGGCGGATGCAACCGGGAACTGCAACCTGTGGGATTCCGAATTCGGCTTCACAAAGGTCTACGGCACACCTGAGTCTATCGGGTTCCGCGAAATGATGAAGACAATGGAGCTTGGCCAAGCGGTTAATCAGTATCCGGTTGTGCGCAAGCTCTGGCCCAGTTGCGCCTACACCCAGCGTGCCATTCACGGCGCAATCGCACTGAGCGATCAGATCGACAACACGGATGACGTGGATAGCATCACAATTCGCATGGCGGCGCCGTTCCACCGTGTTGCCGGTTTTGGCGTACCCAACAACGATGCCGAAGCGCGGTTCTCTGTGCGCTATTGTATTGCGGTTGGATTGACGGAAGGCAAAGTTCTACCCGAGGACTTTGGACTGCAGGGTTTTAACAACCCGGATCGCCGCGCGTTAACCGAAACCATCAAATTGGATCTCTATGATCTGCCAAAAGGCGATACAGGCGACATCGGCCCAACAACGCCTGAAAAGATAACAATCGAGTTCAAGGATGGCCGCGTCATCGAACAGGAGATGACATTTGTACCTGGGGGCCACGCCATGCCAATGAGCGAAGCGGACCTGATGCAAAAAGTCAGCGCCTGCGGATGCTCTGTGGATACCGCCCAGGCATACCTGACCGCGCCTGGAGATTTGCCGTTCATGGATAGCCGATTGTTGGACCAAATCTCCCCTGCAATGAAGGGAAAACCCTGA
- a CDS encoding HpcH/HpaI aldolase/citrate lyase family protein yields MTSLRLRSLLYVPGHLEALVAKAGKTETDVVILDLEDAVPLSKKDKARQRLSQSTAILFEMGKSVAVRINNDDAMVEDDLEAAAAVRPDLLILPKVESQAFVRQVAQFLHHEGCSDTSLVALIETPIGLVNAVEIAASHDKLIALNLGTEDFSLEMGMEPEWDGLLYPSQQIVIAARSANKIPLGYAGSIANFGNIEAFETIVHRSAKLGFEGGFAIHPNQIHTLNSVFTPSENDRMQAQRIIKAAEQSFEQGLGAVSLDNNMIDRPVIERARRLLNRS; encoded by the coding sequence ATGACGAGCCTGCGCCTTAGATCCTTGCTATACGTCCCCGGACACTTAGAAGCGCTTGTTGCCAAAGCTGGCAAGACAGAAACTGATGTCGTGATCCTTGATCTTGAGGATGCTGTTCCACTCAGTAAAAAGGACAAGGCACGGCAGAGGCTCAGCCAGTCGACCGCAATCTTGTTCGAGATGGGCAAAAGCGTCGCGGTTCGGATCAACAATGACGACGCGATGGTCGAAGATGATCTGGAGGCAGCGGCAGCTGTAAGGCCTGATCTTTTGATTCTCCCAAAGGTGGAAAGCCAAGCCTTCGTCCGTCAGGTTGCACAGTTTTTGCATCATGAAGGGTGCAGTGACACCTCGCTGGTTGCGCTGATTGAAACTCCAATTGGACTGGTAAACGCTGTTGAAATTGCCGCGTCCCACGACAAGCTTATCGCGCTCAATCTCGGAACAGAAGATTTCAGCCTCGAGATGGGTATGGAACCTGAGTGGGACGGTCTGCTTTATCCCAGCCAACAGATTGTAATCGCTGCTCGGTCTGCAAACAAAATCCCATTAGGCTATGCGGGAAGTATCGCAAATTTTGGGAACATCGAGGCATTTGAGACAATTGTTCACCGATCTGCGAAACTTGGTTTTGAAGGCGGTTTTGCCATACACCCCAATCAGATACACACACTGAATTCAGTTTTCACCCCATCTGAAAACGACCGCATGCAAGCCCAACGGATCATTAAAGCCGCAGAGCAATCATTCGAACAAGGGCTGGGTGCCGTGTCATTAGACAATAATATGATTGATCGGCCTGTCATCGAAAGAGCGCGGCGTTTACTTAATAGATCTTAG
- a CDS encoding NAD-dependent succinate-semialdehyde dehydrogenase: protein MNQKTANASGQLHLADPSLLLNSAYVNGQWLGSSTSSASFSVTNPSTGTVLATLPDQGISAARAAIDGAYEAQKDWAAKTGKERSAVLRRWHDLIIANVDDLGAILCAEMGKPLAEAKGEIMYGASYIEWFAEEAKRIYGDLIPGHQPDKRIMVMKQPVGVVASITPWNFPNAMIARKVAPALAVGCAFVARPAAETPLSALAMAKLAEDAGLPAGLFSVITSTRSAEIGQEFCSNDKVRKLTFTGSTEVGRILMKQSADQVMKTSMELGGNAPFIVFDDADLDAAVEGAMISKYRNNGQTCVCANRIYVQSGVYDVFAEKLVEAVKKMKVGDGFTDGVTAGPLISEKAVAKVEEHIEDATSKGASVIIGGKRHSLGGTFYEPTVLKNVTRKMLIASDETFGPVAPLFRFDTVEDVIEQANDTIFGLASYFYANDLSKVWRVAEALEYGMVGVNTGLISTEVAPFGGVKQSGQGREGSKYGADDYLELKYVCLGGV from the coding sequence ATGAATCAGAAAACTGCGAATGCCTCTGGGCAACTTCATTTGGCAGATCCGAGTCTCCTTCTCAACTCTGCTTATGTGAACGGCCAATGGCTTGGTTCGTCAACAAGCTCTGCGAGCTTTTCGGTAACCAACCCTTCTACAGGCACTGTTTTGGCAACGTTACCTGATCAAGGCATTTCCGCGGCGCGCGCCGCGATTGACGGAGCCTATGAGGCTCAAAAGGATTGGGCAGCGAAGACAGGTAAGGAACGTTCGGCTGTCTTAAGACGGTGGCATGATCTGATAATCGCCAATGTTGATGATCTGGGCGCGATCCTCTGTGCCGAGATGGGCAAACCCTTGGCTGAAGCCAAGGGTGAGATCATGTATGGCGCGAGCTATATCGAATGGTTCGCTGAAGAAGCCAAACGCATCTACGGCGATCTCATTCCGGGCCACCAACCGGACAAACGTATCATGGTGATGAAGCAGCCCGTGGGTGTTGTTGCTTCCATCACGCCCTGGAACTTTCCGAATGCCATGATTGCACGCAAAGTGGCCCCTGCCCTGGCGGTCGGTTGCGCCTTCGTCGCGCGACCTGCAGCTGAAACACCCCTCTCAGCGCTGGCCATGGCCAAGCTGGCAGAAGATGCCGGGCTGCCAGCGGGCCTTTTCTCGGTCATCACATCGACACGCAGTGCGGAGATCGGACAGGAGTTTTGCTCGAACGACAAAGTGCGCAAGCTCACTTTTACAGGCTCTACAGAGGTGGGCCGCATTCTAATGAAGCAGTCCGCTGATCAGGTCATGAAGACATCCATGGAATTAGGTGGCAATGCTCCCTTCATCGTCTTCGATGATGCCGATCTTGATGCGGCCGTCGAAGGCGCGATGATCTCCAAGTATCGCAACAACGGCCAGACTTGTGTTTGTGCCAACCGCATCTATGTTCAGTCCGGCGTCTATGATGTCTTTGCTGAGAAGTTGGTTGAAGCCGTCAAGAAAATGAAGGTCGGCGATGGATTTACTGATGGCGTCACGGCCGGACCGCTAATCAGCGAGAAGGCTGTCGCGAAAGTCGAAGAGCATATCGAAGACGCCACATCAAAGGGCGCATCTGTCATCATCGGCGGCAAACGCCATAGTCTTGGTGGCACCTTCTATGAGCCAACTGTGCTCAAAAATGTGACCCGTAAGATGCTCATCGCGTCTGACGAGACCTTTGGCCCTGTCGCGCCACTCTTTCGTTTTGATACCGTCGAAGACGTGATTGAGCAGGCCAATGACACGATCTTCGGGCTCGCATCCTACTTCTATGCTAACGATCTCTCCAAGGTTTGGCGCGTCGCGGAGGCCCTCGAATACGGGATGGTCGGTGTGAACACTGGTTTGATCTCAACCGAGGTGGCACCCTTCGGCGGCGTCAAGCAATCAGGCCAGGGTCGCGAGGGCTCCAAATACGGAGCCGATGACTATCTAGAACTCAAATATGTCTGCCTTGGCGGCGTATAA
- a CDS encoding BlaI/MecI/CopY family transcriptional regulator has translation MVRRRSEMLTDVELEFMVALWEIGTGSVRDVMGALEGDTKRAYTSVATVLKILEDKGYVSSERKDRSLIYSPAIQRADYEGRSLKNLSDSLFGGTPTALVARLVDNEDLTDEMIQEIKEIIDTRIRKDDG, from the coding sequence TTGGTACGTCGTCGCAGTGAAATGCTCACGGATGTTGAGCTTGAGTTTATGGTCGCTCTCTGGGAGATCGGGACCGGTTCCGTGCGCGATGTCATGGGCGCCTTAGAGGGCGACACCAAGCGTGCCTATACTTCTGTTGCCACTGTTTTGAAGATTTTGGAGGATAAGGGCTACGTTAGCTCAGAGCGTAAAGACCGCAGCCTGATCTACAGCCCTGCCATCCAGCGAGCAGACTATGAGGGACGGTCCCTCAAGAATTTGTCAGATTCTTTGTTTGGAGGAACGCCAACCGCGCTTGTGGCTCGGTTGGTGGATAACGAAGACCTGACGGACGAAATGATCCAGGAAATAAAAGAGATCATTGATACAAGGATCAGAAAGGATGACGGTTGA
- a CDS encoding M56 family metallopeptidase: MTVDQIVGGAIWIQLMILLAALVFAVFEGVLWLSGNRRHFLTRRRLGVATIACLGTLPFIMPYLSKTTYAASVNATDVIVAQVLKGNIAISAVEMNNLFQIKARVMEQLTTGRTLIAQLVIAAFLSALILRLCYILLNLWRVRRSIYQGRVLHRSRRMKLIMSPHITVPFSTRGLWFYYIIIPQGFGGDRKAMQMSLGHEMQHIRQGDVDAEVLLSLLSPLVVLNPGFWFLSSRLRKLGELACDRAYLARSGFDAHGYSLRLLSIARQSIVNRAQPTALGVPLVGRSIPFMGRRSILKERILEIAHDQEDPKRETIWFAFALSVFMAAGVLFGAAALAEPPEWSHDRIMLSTVANLDRLNELNTLAQRSW, from the coding sequence ATGACGGTTGATCAAATCGTAGGGGGGGCGATCTGGATCCAATTGATGATCCTGTTGGCCGCGCTGGTTTTTGCAGTGTTCGAGGGGGTGCTTTGGCTGTCTGGTAACAGACGCCATTTCCTGACGCGACGACGTTTAGGTGTTGCAACTATTGCATGTCTGGGCACCCTGCCCTTCATCATGCCGTATCTCTCTAAAACGACCTATGCAGCGTCGGTGAATGCTACCGACGTGATCGTGGCACAGGTTTTGAAGGGCAATATTGCCATCTCTGCGGTTGAGATGAATAATCTCTTCCAGATCAAAGCGCGTGTGATGGAACAATTGACCACCGGCCGCACTCTGATTGCGCAGCTGGTCATCGCAGCCTTCCTTTCTGCGCTGATCTTGCGACTTTGCTATATCCTTCTGAACCTCTGGCGTGTCCGTCGCTCGATTTATCAAGGCCGCGTTCTACACCGCTCGCGCCGCATGAAGCTCATCATGAGTCCGCATATCACTGTGCCATTCTCTACACGCGGGCTGTGGTTCTACTATATCATCATCCCGCAAGGTTTTGGCGGTGACCGCAAAGCGATGCAAATGTCACTCGGTCATGAAATGCAGCATATTCGCCAAGGGGATGTGGATGCGGAAGTGCTGCTCTCCCTTCTCTCTCCACTGGTTGTTTTGAACCCTGGCTTCTGGTTCCTTTCCAGCCGGTTGAGAAAACTGGGTGAATTGGCCTGTGATCGCGCCTATCTTGCGCGGAGCGGTTTTGACGCCCACGGCTATTCGCTGCGACTACTCAGCATTGCCCGCCAAAGCATCGTGAACCGCGCTCAACCAACAGCGCTGGGTGTGCCCCTTGTTGGTCGAAGCATCCCTTTCATGGGACGCCGTTCGATCCTGAAAGAGCGCATCCTTGAGATCGCTCATGATCAGGAAGACCCCAAGCGAGAGACCATCTGGTTTGCCTTTGCCTTATCGGTGTTTATGGCGGCAGGTGTTCTGTTTGGGGCCGCGGCGCTAGCTGAACCCCCAGAATGGAGCCATGATCGCATCATGCTGTCGACGGTGGCGAATTTGGATCGGCTGAATGAGTTGAATACACTGGCACAGCGAAGCTGGTAA
- a CDS encoding DUF2160 domain-containing protein — translation MLSWMAWTWPTAAVFIGIFSAIGILVMLEIRNPGGDERQGILGLTTTRGDRLFLTCLGTSYIFLLWIGLFGMPLWVPLGLAILWGITCFWKV, via the coding sequence ATGCTGAGTTGGATGGCATGGACCTGGCCAACCGCGGCCGTTTTCATTGGGATTTTCAGCGCTATTGGCATTTTGGTCATGCTGGAAATCCGCAACCCCGGTGGGGATGAGCGCCAAGGTATTCTCGGCCTCACCACCACCCGAGGGGATCGCCTGTTCCTGACCTGTCTGGGGACCAGCTATATTTTCCTGCTCTGGATCGGACTATTCGGCATGCCTTTATGGGTACCGCTAGGATTGGCGATATTGTGGGGGATTACCTGCTTCTGGAAAGTGTGA